The following coding sequences lie in one Sphingomonas sp. M1-B02 genomic window:
- a CDS encoding SDR family NAD(P)-dependent oxidoreductase, with protein sequence MMRLAGKTALVTGAASGIGRACAQLMAEQGAHLFLGDVDDAAGRAETAALEAAGFGATYLNLNVASEAYWQAAARAVREQAGRLDILVNNAGIGIGGPIEDLSLEDWRRQQAVNLDGPFLGIKHCLPLMREGGGGSIVNIASVTGIRGSGVFVSYAASKGGLLAFTRAMAKQCAAARDGVRVNAVAPGVIETPIFARLEGVPGNAADAAATAARLVPLGHAGTPEDVAHGVLYLASDEARYVTGTELVIDGGLLIG encoded by the coding sequence ATGATGCGATTGGCGGGCAAGACGGCTTTGGTAACCGGCGCGGCAAGCGGCATCGGCCGGGCCTGTGCGCAGCTGATGGCCGAACAAGGTGCGCATCTATTCCTGGGCGACGTGGACGATGCAGCCGGCCGCGCCGAGACCGCTGCGCTGGAGGCTGCCGGCTTTGGCGCGACCTATCTGAATCTAAACGTCGCCAGCGAAGCCTATTGGCAGGCCGCGGCGCGGGCAGTGCGCGAACAGGCCGGTCGGCTCGATATCCTCGTCAACAATGCCGGGATCGGGATCGGCGGACCGATCGAAGATCTGTCGCTGGAGGATTGGCGGCGGCAACAAGCAGTGAACCTCGACGGGCCGTTCCTCGGCATCAAGCATTGCCTGCCGCTGATGCGCGAAGGCGGCGGCGGATCAATCGTCAACATCGCCTCGGTCACCGGAATTCGCGGATCGGGCGTGTTCGTCTCCTATGCCGCGTCGAAGGGCGGATTGCTCGCCTTCACGCGGGCGATGGCCAAGCAGTGCGCCGCAGCGCGTGACGGGGTTCGCGTCAACGCCGTCGCGCCCGGCGTTATCGAGACGCCGATCTTCGCGCGGCTGGAGGGCGTGCCCGGCAATGCCGCGGACGCCGCCGCTACCGCCGCGCGGCTCGTCCCGCTCGGCCATGCCGGCACGCCGGAGGACGTGGCGCACGGCGTGCTCTATCTCGCCAGCGACGAGGCGCGCTACGTCACCGGCACCGAACTCGTCATCGACGGTGGGCTGCTGATCGGCTGA
- a CDS encoding TonB-dependent receptor: MRMRIELNSTTRILSALFAGGIAMSAASAAAQDAAPAPAEAVMQDAEPAENSNVLGEIVVTATKRAQRLQDVPVSIAAIAGEDITERQITDLRSLQAYVPNMAILNSGVNPVVYIRGFGSGPNNVAFDQEVSVYLDGIYGGRGAQFSAPFFDLERVEVLRGPQGALFGRNTAAGAISLISAGPTKTLKGSLSAAYNFERKGYEFTGFASGPLSDTLGLRVAGKFVRQKGWLRNVATGEDDPRLDQELIRATLRWEPSAGVDVTLKGEYGRHQLMGGITHSGSLTEKTNFTDTRYVSDPYGPAPIPEQSGIKSTNVALTANIALGEHTLTSISGWSHFTTKRLSAYDEYSPDRTVPANGSNRRYANGFPEAFDQYSQEIRLASPTGGTVEYVIGGYFDTADYHLHQDSYYQNLGATNTITGAQSTDFDQTSWSYSFFGQATVRLADAVRAIGGLRYSNTTKHGDFTSRTVSGSVFNAIGPDVSGRLNEDYVDPSATLQFDASKDIMFYATYGRGSKSGGFVSNTYNVTPAGFQFKPERSTNYEAGMKATLAGGRATFNVSVFKTKFKDLQQSAYDPDRRTFFTRNAAIASSTGVEAEAQWLVATGLQLSASLAYLDAKFDDYPGAPCLSLETLVQCNSADPVSIAAHNIKGTPLQFAPKWSGNVGFRFDRDLSDNLNFLVTANTLFRSSYFIADGYNPIWGKQDGWAKIDARVQLGGTDDKWNVALVGRNLTDKKTAAASIRFPASITGVARAIYGMDEYRSLALEGTIKF; the protein is encoded by the coding sequence ATGCGCATGCGGATCGAGCTCAATTCAACGACGCGCATATTGTCGGCGTTGTTCGCCGGGGGAATTGCGATGAGCGCGGCATCGGCCGCGGCGCAGGATGCCGCACCGGCGCCGGCAGAGGCAGTGATGCAGGACGCCGAGCCCGCCGAAAATTCCAACGTACTGGGCGAAATCGTCGTCACCGCGACCAAGCGCGCGCAGCGTCTGCAGGACGTGCCGGTCTCGATCGCCGCGATCGCGGGCGAGGACATCACCGAGCGCCAGATCACCGATCTGCGCAGCCTCCAGGCCTATGTGCCCAACATGGCGATCCTGAATTCGGGCGTGAACCCGGTCGTCTATATCCGTGGCTTCGGATCGGGGCCGAACAATGTCGCGTTTGATCAGGAAGTCTCGGTCTATCTCGACGGCATTTATGGCGGCCGCGGCGCGCAATTCTCGGCACCCTTCTTCGATCTCGAGCGCGTCGAAGTGCTGCGCGGGCCGCAGGGTGCGCTGTTCGGCCGCAACACCGCGGCAGGCGCGATCAGCCTGATCTCCGCCGGCCCCACCAAGACGCTGAAGGGCTCGCTTTCCGCCGCCTATAATTTCGAGCGCAAGGGCTATGAATTCACTGGGTTCGCCAGCGGACCGCTAAGCGACACGCTCGGCCTACGCGTCGCCGGCAAGTTCGTGCGCCAGAAGGGCTGGCTCCGCAATGTCGCGACCGGTGAGGACGATCCCCGGCTCGACCAGGAACTGATCCGCGCCACCCTGCGCTGGGAGCCGAGCGCTGGCGTGGATGTGACGCTGAAGGGCGAATATGGGCGGCATCAGCTGATGGGCGGCATCACCCATTCCGGATCGCTGACCGAGAAGACGAATTTCACCGATACGCGCTATGTCTCCGATCCCTATGGCCCCGCGCCGATCCCCGAGCAGAGCGGGATCAAGAGCACCAATGTCGCACTCACCGCGAACATCGCCTTGGGCGAACATACGCTGACCTCAATCTCCGGCTGGTCGCATTTCACGACCAAGCGCCTGAGCGCCTATGACGAATACAGCCCCGATCGGACCGTCCCGGCCAACGGCTCCAACCGGCGCTATGCCAATGGCTTCCCCGAGGCGTTCGATCAATATTCGCAGGAAATCCGATTGGCATCGCCGACCGGGGGCACTGTGGAATATGTGATCGGCGGCTACTTCGACACCGCCGATTATCATCTTCACCAGGACAGCTATTACCAGAATCTGGGGGCGACCAATACGATCACGGGCGCGCAGTCGACGGACTTCGATCAGACGAGCTGGTCCTATTCCTTCTTTGGGCAGGCGACGGTCCGCCTAGCCGATGCGGTTCGTGCGATCGGCGGCCTGCGCTACTCGAACACCACCAAGCATGGCGATTTCACCTCGCGCACCGTCTCAGGATCGGTGTTCAATGCGATCGGACCCGACGTCAGCGGTCGGCTGAACGAGGATTATGTCGATCCTTCCGCGACGCTGCAGTTCGATGCGTCGAAGGACATCATGTTTTATGCGACCTATGGCCGCGGGTCAAAATCGGGCGGGTTCGTCTCGAACACCTATAACGTCACGCCCGCGGGCTTCCAGTTCAAGCCGGAGCGCTCGACCAATTACGAAGCCGGCATGAAGGCGACGTTGGCCGGGGGTAGGGCGACCTTCAACGTGTCGGTCTTCAAGACCAAGTTCAAGGACTTGCAACAATCGGCCTATGATCCCGATCGCCGCACCTTCTTCACGCGCAACGCTGCCATCGCGTCATCGACGGGTGTCGAGGCGGAAGCGCAGTGGCTGGTGGCTACGGGACTGCAATTGAGCGCTTCGCTTGCGTATCTCGATGCGAAGTTCGACGATTATCCCGGCGCGCCGTGCCTCAGCCTTGAAACGCTGGTGCAGTGCAACTCGGCCGATCCGGTGAGTATCGCCGCGCACAATATCAAGGGCACGCCGCTGCAGTTCGCACCAAAGTGGAGCGGCAATGTCGGCTTCCGCTTCGATCGCGATCTCAGCGACAATCTGAACTTCCTCGTGACGGCGAACACCTTGTTTCGCTCGAGCTACTTCATCGCCGACGGTTATAACCCCATCTGGGGCAAACAAGACGGCTGGGCCAAGATCGATGCGCGCGTTCAGCTTGGCGGCACCGACGATAAGTGGAACGTCGCCTTGGTGGGCCGTAATCTGACGGACAAGAAGACCGCAGCGGCCTCGATACGCTTCCCGGCCTCGATCACCGGTGTTGCGCGTGCGATTTATGGCATGGACGAATATCGGTCGCTCGCGCTCGAAGGCACGATCAAGTTCTGA
- a CDS encoding efflux RND transporter periplasmic adaptor subunit: MNMISPIESEPDTATAHKDGAFGRMPLWQRGALIALPVALLAGGVSLANREAPAVAAPPPPTVTVASPLVREVNEWDDYVGRFEASRTVEVRPRVSGAIVGVHFTDGAIVRKGQLLFTIDPRPFGAALSEARAGQASAQSELALAQSDLGRAERLIAVEAVSKSDVERLRARVRAAQAAVAGAQARVRARALDMEFTQVRAPISGRISDRKVDAGNLVAAGEGAGGSLLTVINALDPIYFAFDGSEALHLKTKRAQAAGAKASPVEVRLQDETDYRWQGRLDFTDNGLDPKSGTIRGRAVMANPGMFLTPGMFGNMRLAAGGTTTALMIPDAAITTDQARKLVVVVGKDGTVEPRPVELGPVLDGLRIIRSGLTAQDRVVIAGGQMAPPGAKVTVKPGRIAPLPAAATPAISAPVTGEATFAR; the protein is encoded by the coding sequence ATGAACATGATCTCACCCATTGAGAGCGAGCCCGACACGGCGACCGCGCATAAGGACGGGGCGTTCGGGCGCATGCCGCTATGGCAACGCGGCGCGCTGATCGCCTTGCCGGTGGCGCTGCTGGCCGGCGGCGTCAGCCTGGCGAACCGCGAGGCACCCGCCGTTGCCGCGCCGCCGCCACCGACCGTTACCGTCGCGTCGCCGCTGGTGCGCGAAGTCAACGAATGGGACGATTATGTCGGCCGCTTCGAAGCGAGTCGCACGGTCGAGGTGCGTCCGCGCGTCTCGGGCGCGATCGTCGGCGTGCACTTCACCGACGGCGCGATCGTGCGCAAGGGCCAACTGCTCTTCACGATCGACCCGCGCCCGTTCGGCGCAGCGCTTTCGGAAGCACGCGCCGGGCAGGCAAGCGCACAGAGCGAATTGGCGCTGGCGCAATCCGATCTGGGCCGCGCTGAGCGGCTGATCGCGGTGGAAGCCGTGTCGAAGAGCGATGTCGAGCGGCTGCGGGCGCGGGTGCGTGCGGCGCAGGCGGCGGTGGCCGGCGCGCAGGCGCGGGTCCGGGCGCGGGCGCTCGACATGGAGTTCACCCAGGTCCGCGCGCCGATCTCGGGCCGCATTTCCGATCGCAAGGTCGACGCCGGCAATCTGGTGGCGGCGGGCGAAGGCGCGGGGGGCTCGCTGCTCACCGTGATCAACGCGCTCGATCCCATCTATTTCGCGTTCGATGGATCGGAGGCGCTGCACCTCAAGACCAAGCGCGCGCAGGCGGCCGGCGCCAAGGCGTCGCCGGTTGAAGTGCGGCTGCAGGACGAGACCGACTATCGCTGGCAGGGCCGGCTCGACTTTACCGACAACGGCCTCGATCCCAAATCCGGCACGATCCGAGGCCGCGCGGTGATGGCGAATCCGGGCATGTTCCTGACCCCCGGCATGTTCGGTAACATGCGGCTGGCGGCGGGCGGCACGACGACGGCGCTGATGATCCCCGATGCGGCGATCACCACCGATCAGGCGCGCAAGCTAGTCGTCGTCGTAGGCAAGGACGGCACCGTCGAGCCCCGGCCGGTCGAACTCGGGCCGGTGCTCGACGGACTTCGGATCATCCGTTCCGGGCTGACGGCGCAGGATCGCGTCGTCATCGCTGGCGGACAGATGGCCCCTCCGGGCGCCAAGGTGACGGTGAAACCCGGCAGGATAGCGCCCCTTCCTGCCGCGGCGACACCGGCCATCAGCGCCCCGGTCACGGGTGAGGCGACCTTCGCCCGCTGA
- a CDS encoding FadR/GntR family transcriptional regulator: protein MARLSATNEGRLADRAYTQIVEIINNQDLDIGDRLPSEARLAETFGMSRTVVREALVRLASDGITEARRGAGSYVMRRPSERLGAHMPMEELSATLGTYEVRFVLESEACRLAATRRSPQQMEAIADAMDALRGALHSNGPAHDEDWKLHRAIALGTANTAFVVALDHMREDIHKVLRAGVDISRSRPSSAIQAMLREHEMIVEAIHAQDGDGAALAMRWHLSQGRKRLMP, encoded by the coding sequence TTGGCGCGACTATCTGCGACGAACGAAGGCCGTCTGGCGGACCGGGCCTACACCCAGATCGTCGAGATCATCAACAACCAGGATCTGGATATCGGCGATCGGCTCCCCTCGGAGGCGCGGCTGGCCGAGACCTTCGGCATGTCGCGAACCGTGGTGCGCGAGGCACTGGTCCGGCTGGCGTCCGACGGGATCACCGAGGCGCGCCGCGGCGCCGGCTCCTATGTGATGCGACGCCCGTCGGAACGGCTCGGCGCGCATATGCCGATGGAGGAATTGTCGGCGACTCTCGGCACCTATGAGGTCCGCTTCGTGCTCGAATCGGAGGCGTGCCGGCTGGCGGCTACCCGGCGCTCGCCCCAGCAGATGGAAGCGATCGCGGATGCGATGGACGCGCTGCGGGGTGCGTTGCATTCGAACGGGCCGGCGCACGACGAGGATTGGAAGCTGCATCGGGCGATCGCGCTGGGGACCGCAAACACCGCGTTCGTGGTCGCGCTCGATCATATGCGCGAAGACATCCACAAGGTGTTGCGCGCGGGCGTGGACATCTCCCGCTCGCGGCCTTCCTCCGCGATCCAGGCGATGCTGCGCGAACATGAGATGATCGTCGAGGCGATCCACGCACAGGACGGCGACGGCGCTGCGCTCGCGATGCGCTGGCATCTGTCGCAGGGGCGCAAGCGTCTGATGCCCTAG
- a CDS encoding efflux RND transporter permease subunit has product MRLSRFFITRPIFAAVLSIVITIIGAIAYLGLPISQYPDIVPPTVTVTAGYPGASAETVAETVAAPIEQEINGVDDMLYQSSQSTGDGAVTITVTFKPGTDLDAAQVLVQNRVAVAVPRLPEEVQRLGVVTRKTTPDFLMVVNLISPDNSVDRSYISNYALTQVKDRLARVEGVGDVRMFGARDYAMRIWIDPGRAAALDLTAGDIVQALRAQNIQVAAGSLGQPGSSASGNAFQLNIETQGRLKDPGEFGQVVIRTDSDGRQVRVSDVARVELGAADYSSNTYLSNQPTVILGVFQRPGSNALAAAQAIEHELETMSKTFPKGLEYRVIYNPTEFIAQSIDAVYHTLAEAILLVVLVVIVFLQKWRAAIIPVVAIPVSLIGTMAVLLPLGYSLNNLSLFGLVLAIGIVVDDAIVVVENVERNLAKGMTPLRAAQTSMDEVSGALVAIVLVLLAVFLPTLFLNGLSGAFYKQFAVTISAATAISLLVSLTLSPALAALLLRGHEDKPRGRIGRVTQRAADWFNRGFERMSAGYSRLTLALVTRPKRMMVTYVGLIAATVGMFWVTPVGFIPAQDQGYFLTVIQLPPGSSLERTDEVMRKVVARILPIPGVKGSVMLAGFDGPSQTLAPNSAAAYVPLQSFEERAKLGVTYAGIMDEARKRTADINEAMLLVVPPPVIQGIGSAGGYRMMVQDRAEHGYDALGKTAYGLIGKANQTEGLAQIYTFFNTATPRVFADIDRRKANMLGVPPERVFEALNVYLGSTFVNDFNMLGRTYRVTAQADAPFRATEADIANLKTRSNSGAMVPIGSVSTFENKTGPYRVTRYNLFPAVEVDGDTAPGYSSGRSLVTMEKLASELPAGYEAEWTGIAFQQKAAGSTAGLVFGLAVVFVFLVLAAQYESVTLPLSIILIVPMCLLAAMAGINLRGMDNNVLTQIGLVVLIALAAKNAILVVEFAQQAEKIDGLSPVEAAVRAAHDRLRPILMTSFAFILGSVPLLIATGAGAELRQALGTAVFFGMMGVTAFGLLFTPTFYVVCRALGERFARRRRRGAAPEPAMLPAE; this is encoded by the coding sequence ATGCGCCTCTCGCGTTTCTTCATCACGCGCCCGATCTTCGCGGCGGTGCTATCGATCGTGATCACGATCATCGGTGCGATCGCCTATCTCGGGCTGCCTATCTCGCAATATCCGGACATCGTGCCGCCGACCGTCACGGTCACCGCCGGCTATCCCGGCGCGTCGGCCGAGACGGTAGCCGAGACGGTAGCGGCGCCGATCGAGCAGGAAATCAACGGCGTCGACGACATGCTCTACCAGTCGTCGCAATCGACCGGTGACGGCGCGGTGACGATCACCGTGACCTTCAAGCCCGGCACCGATCTCGATGCCGCGCAGGTACTGGTGCAGAACCGCGTCGCGGTGGCGGTGCCGCGGCTTCCCGAGGAAGTGCAGCGGCTGGGCGTGGTGACGCGCAAGACGACGCCCGACTTCCTGATGGTCGTCAATCTGATCTCGCCCGACAACAGCGTCGATCGCAGCTACATCTCCAATTATGCGCTGACGCAGGTCAAGGACCGCCTCGCCCGCGTCGAGGGCGTGGGCGACGTGCGCATGTTCGGCGCGCGCGATTATGCGATGCGGATCTGGATCGATCCGGGCCGCGCCGCGGCGCTCGATCTGACCGCGGGCGACATCGTCCAGGCCTTGCGGGCGCAGAATATCCAGGTGGCGGCGGGTTCGCTCGGCCAGCCCGGATCGAGCGCGAGCGGAAACGCCTTCCAGCTCAACATCGAGACGCAGGGACGGCTCAAGGACCCCGGCGAGTTCGGCCAGGTCGTGATCCGCACCGACAGCGACGGCCGCCAGGTCCGCGTGAGCGACGTGGCGCGTGTGGAGCTGGGCGCTGCGGACTATTCGTCGAACACCTATCTCTCGAACCAGCCGACGGTGATCCTGGGCGTGTTCCAGCGGCCCGGCTCCAACGCGCTGGCGGCCGCGCAGGCGATCGAGCATGAGCTCGAAACCATGTCCAAGACCTTCCCCAAGGGCCTGGAATATCGCGTTATCTACAACCCCACCGAGTTCATCGCCCAGTCGATCGACGCGGTCTATCACACGCTGGCCGAGGCGATCCTGCTGGTCGTGCTGGTGGTGATCGTCTTCTTGCAGAAATGGCGCGCGGCGATCATCCCGGTGGTGGCGATCCCCGTATCGCTGATCGGCACGATGGCGGTGCTGCTGCCGCTCGGCTACTCGCTCAACAACCTCTCGCTGTTCGGGCTGGTGCTCGCGATCGGTATCGTCGTCGACGATGCGATCGTCGTGGTCGAGAATGTCGAGCGAAACCTGGCCAAGGGGATGACCCCGCTCCGCGCGGCGCAGACCTCGATGGACGAGGTTTCGGGCGCGCTCGTGGCAATCGTGCTGGTGCTGCTCGCGGTGTTCCTGCCGACCTTGTTCCTCAACGGCCTGTCGGGCGCTTTCTACAAGCAGTTCGCGGTGACGATCTCGGCGGCGACGGCGATCTCGCTGCTGGTCTCGCTCACGCTTTCCCCGGCACTCGCGGCACTTCTGCTGCGCGGGCATGAGGACAAGCCCAGGGGCCGGATCGGACGCGTCACGCAGCGCGCGGCCGACTGGTTCAACCGCGGCTTCGAGCGGATGAGCGCCGGCTATTCGCGGCTGACGCTGGCGCTGGTCACCCGGCCCAAGCGGATGATGGTCACCTATGTGGGCCTCATCGCGGCGACGGTCGGCATGTTCTGGGTGACGCCGGTCGGCTTCATCCCGGCGCAGGACCAGGGCTATTTCCTGACCGTCATCCAGCTGCCGCCGGGCTCGTCGCTCGAGCGTACCGACGAGGTGATGCGCAAGGTCGTCGCGCGGATCCTCCCGATCCCCGGGGTTAAGGGTTCAGTGATGCTCGCGGGCTTCGACGGCCCGTCGCAGACGCTCGCGCCGAACAGCGCCGCGGCCTATGTCCCGCTGCAATCGTTCGAGGAGCGCGCAAAGCTCGGCGTGACCTATGCCGGGATCATGGACGAGGCGCGCAAGCGCACCGCCGACATCAACGAGGCGATGCTGCTCGTGGTGCCGCCCCCGGTAATCCAGGGCATCGGCTCGGCCGGCGGCTATCGGATGATGGTCCAGGACCGCGCCGAGCATGGCTATGACGCGCTCGGCAAGACCGCCTACGGGTTGATCGGCAAGGCCAACCAGACCGAGGGCTTGGCCCAGATCTACACCTTCTTCAACACCGCCACGCCGCGAGTCTTCGCCGATATCGATCGGCGCAAGGCCAACATGCTCGGCGTGCCGCCCGAGCGGGTGTTCGAGGCGCTCAACGTCTATCTCGGCTCGACCTTCGTCAACGACTTCAACATGCTCGGCCGCACCTATCGCGTGACTGCGCAGGCCGATGCCCCGTTCCGGGCGACCGAGGCGGACATCGCCAACCTGAAGACGCGGTCCAACTCGGGGGCGATGGTGCCGATCGGATCGGTCTCGACCTTCGAGAACAAGACCGGGCCCTATCGGGTGACTCGCTACAATCTGTTCCCCGCGGTCGAAGTCGATGGCGATACCGCGCCGGGATACAGCTCGGGCCGCTCGCTGGTGACGATGGAGAAGCTCGCGAGTGAGTTGCCCGCCGGTTATGAGGCCGAGTGGACCGGAATCGCCTTCCAGCAAAAGGCGGCGGGAAGCACCGCGGGGCTGGTCTTCGGACTGGCGGTGGTCTTCGTCTTCCTGGTGCTCGCCGCGCAATATGAGAGCGTGACGTTGCCGCTGTCGATCATCCTGATCGTGCCGATGTGCCTGCTCGCGGCGATGGCCGGGATCAATTTGCGGGGGATGGACAATAATGTCCTCACGCAGATCGGACTGGTGGTGCTGATTGCGCTGGCCGCGAAGAACGCGATCCTGGTGGTCGAGTTCGCGCAGCAGGCCGAGAAGATCGACGGGCTTTCGCCGGTCGAGGCGGCGGTGCGCGCCGCGCACGATCGCCTGCGCCCGATCCTGATGACCTCCTTCGCCTTCATCCTCGGCTCGGTGCCGCTGCTGATCGCGACCGGGGCAGGGGCCGAGCTTCGCCAGGCGCTGGGCACCGCGGTGTTCTTCGGGATGATGGGGGTGACCGCATTCGGCCTGCTCTTCACCCCGACCTTCTACGTCGTGTGCCGCGCGCTGGGCGAGCGGTTCGCGCGCAGGCGGCGGCGCGGGGCGGCACCCGAGCCCGCGATGCTGCCGGCTGAATAA
- a CDS encoding flavin-containing monooxygenase: MRKDLPGGNELDFDPDELRAKYRAERDKRLRDEGGSQFVAPTGDFARFAQDPYVEPGFTRAPVTDEVNVVIIGGGFAGLSAGAALRKQGIGGIRFVEKAGDFGGTWYWNRYPGIQCDVESYIYMPLLEETGYMPVERYSRGPEIWGHAKRIGRHFELYEDALFQTAVTELRWLENERKWLVRTDREDAFKARYVIRTNGILDRPKLPGIPGIERFKGHIFHTSRWDYEYSKGDSNGGLTGLSDKRVAIVGTGATGIQAVPHVARYAQHLYVVQRTPSGIDERGNRPTDPDWWQTLEPGWQRRRRDNFVALTTGVPQDKDLVADGWTDTVRALNAFALAPDAPLEEKRAKAELADFVKMNQIRHRVDELVEDPATAEALKPWYRQFCKRPCFNDDYLPAFNRPNVDLVDTDGKGLDGFTEQGFLAGGTLYPVDCVIFATGFDFGNAYGAKAQQKGHPIYGRGGVSLAEEWSGGMRTLHGFYSAGFPNLFHMGGSQNGLAFNLTYCLDEQAEHIADVLKVAEDRGATLVEPTAEAEADWVSTIRAKDKSFHDFQRECTPGNFNDEGQVGEGISRSDEYYGAGPIAFYTLIREWRAEGLRGLTIA; the protein is encoded by the coding sequence GTGCGTAAAGACCTGCCGGGCGGGAACGAACTCGACTTCGATCCCGATGAGCTCCGCGCGAAATATCGCGCGGAGCGCGACAAACGGCTTCGGGACGAGGGCGGCAGCCAGTTCGTTGCCCCGACCGGAGATTTCGCGCGCTTCGCTCAAGACCCTTATGTGGAGCCGGGCTTTACGCGGGCGCCGGTGACAGACGAAGTCAATGTCGTGATCATAGGCGGCGGCTTTGCCGGTCTCTCCGCCGGCGCCGCTTTGCGCAAGCAAGGGATCGGCGGCATCCGTTTTGTCGAGAAGGCGGGGGATTTCGGCGGCACCTGGTATTGGAACCGCTATCCTGGCATCCAGTGCGACGTCGAATCCTACATCTACATGCCTTTGCTCGAAGAGACGGGGTACATGCCCGTCGAGCGGTATTCGCGCGGCCCCGAGATCTGGGGGCATGCCAAGCGGATCGGCAGGCATTTCGAGCTTTACGAAGATGCGCTGTTCCAGACCGCCGTCACCGAGCTCCGGTGGCTGGAAAACGAGCGCAAATGGCTGGTCCGCACCGATCGCGAAGACGCCTTCAAGGCGCGGTATGTCATCCGCACCAACGGCATCCTCGATCGGCCCAAGCTGCCCGGCATCCCTGGCATCGAGCGGTTCAAAGGGCATATCTTCCACACCAGCCGCTGGGACTATGAATATTCGAAGGGCGATTCGAACGGCGGGTTGACGGGCCTGTCCGACAAGCGCGTGGCGATCGTTGGCACAGGCGCCACCGGCATCCAGGCGGTGCCGCACGTCGCGCGCTATGCCCAGCATCTCTATGTCGTGCAGCGGACGCCTTCAGGGATCGACGAACGCGGCAATCGGCCGACCGATCCGGACTGGTGGCAGACGCTTGAGCCGGGCTGGCAGCGCCGCCGCCGCGACAATTTCGTCGCGCTGACGACAGGCGTGCCGCAGGACAAGGATCTGGTCGCCGATGGTTGGACCGATACGGTGCGCGCTCTCAACGCATTCGCGCTGGCGCCGGACGCCCCGCTCGAGGAGAAACGGGCCAAGGCCGAGCTCGCCGACTTCGTCAAGATGAACCAGATCCGCCACCGCGTGGACGAACTGGTCGAGGACCCCGCTACCGCGGAGGCGCTCAAGCCGTGGTATCGCCAATTCTGTAAGCGGCCGTGCTTCAACGACGATTATTTGCCTGCATTCAATCGGCCGAATGTCGATCTTGTCGATACCGATGGCAAGGGGCTGGACGGCTTCACCGAACAGGGCTTCCTGGCGGGCGGGACGCTGTATCCTGTGGACTGTGTGATCTTCGCGACCGGCTTCGATTTCGGCAATGCTTATGGCGCGAAGGCGCAGCAGAAGGGGCATCCGATCTATGGGCGGGGCGGGGTTTCGTTGGCGGAAGAATGGAGCGGGGGGATGCGAACCCTGCACGGGTTCTACTCGGCGGGGTTCCCCAATCTCTTTCACATGGGCGGTTCGCAGAACGGTCTCGCCTTCAACCTCACCTACTGCCTCGACGAGCAGGCCGAGCATATCGCGGACGTGCTGAAGGTCGCCGAGGACCGCGGTGCGACGCTCGTGGAGCCGACGGCCGAAGCCGAAGCCGACTGGGTCTCGACGATCCGTGCTAAGGACAAGAGCTTCCACGACTTCCAACGCGAATGCACCCCCGGCAACTTCAACGACGAGGGCCAGGTGGGCGAGGGGATAAGCCGGTCAGACGAATATTATGGCGCCGGGCCGATCGCTTTCTACACGCTCATCCGGGAGTGGCGGGCCGAGGGGCTCCGAGGGTTGACCATCGCCTGA
- a CDS encoding TetR/AcrR family transcriptional regulator, whose amino-acid sequence MKTPFCAPKGRPREFCTEEALAAALRVFWSKGYEGASLSDLTEAMGITRPSLYAAFGNKEALFRKALDLYEREKLSYMRPALEAPTARGVAERLLRGALEMQTGDVSEPKGCLRVISSVACGVEAESIRDEVIARRKSSSDALIERFERAKAAGELPDDMSAEGLSAYLSALLQGLSLQAGGGASREELTQLVETSLAVWPTR is encoded by the coding sequence ATGAAAACCCCGTTCTGCGCTCCCAAGGGCCGGCCCCGCGAATTTTGCACCGAAGAGGCGCTGGCAGCGGCGCTGCGCGTCTTCTGGAGCAAGGGCTATGAGGGCGCGTCGCTGTCTGACCTGACCGAGGCGATGGGGATCACCCGGCCGAGCCTTTATGCCGCGTTCGGCAACAAGGAGGCGCTCTTCCGCAAGGCGCTCGATCTCTACGAGCGCGAGAAGCTTTCCTACATGCGCCCCGCGCTCGAGGCGCCCACTGCACGCGGAGTCGCCGAGCGGCTGCTGCGCGGCGCGCTCGAAATGCAGACCGGCGATGTCAGCGAGCCCAAGGGCTGCCTGCGCGTGATCAGCTCCGTCGCGTGCGGCGTCGAGGCCGAATCGATTCGCGACGAAGTCATTGCCCGTCGCAAATCCTCTTCGGATGCGCTGATCGAGCGGTTCGAGCGGGCGAAGGCCGCGGGTGAACTGCCCGACGATATGAGCGCCGAGGGGCTCTCCGCTTATCTAAGCGCGCTGCTACAGGGGCTGTCCCTTCAGGCGGGCGGCGGCGCGAGCCGCGAGGAGCTTACCCAACTCGTCGAGACCAGTCTTGCCGTATGGCCTACGCGCTGA